From Paenibacillus sp. PvR098:
AAAAACAGTAGGGCTTCCTATTGTTTTTGTTTTATTCGGAGGCGAAACGCATGAAAGCGGAAATCATCGCTGTCGGCACAGAGCTGCTGATGGGACAGATCGTGAATACGAATGCGCAATATTTGGCCCGAGGGTTGGCTGATATCGGGGTCGGCGTTTATTATCAGACGGTGGTGGGTGATAACGCTTCACGGATGAAGGAGGCGCTGCGGCTGGCCAAAAGCCGTGTAGATTTAGTCATATGCACAGGCGGGCTTGGCCCAACGCAGGATGATCTAACCAAAGACGTGCTTGCCGAAGTACTCGGTCAAAGTTTGGTGATGCATCAGCCTTCGCTTGATAAAATGATAGCTCTCTTCGAAGGGCGTGGTATACCCATGGTGGAGAGCAATAAGCGTCAGGCGTTAATGCTTGAGCACAGCGAGCCGCTTGCAAACGATACGGGGCTTGCGGTAGGTGTCGCCGTTACGCATGAGGGCACTCATTACATATTGCTGCCGGGACCGCCTAAAGAAATGAAGCCTATGTTCGATAATTATGCGCGGCGCTGGATCGATTCTAACATGGACAACGCACAGCCTCTGTATTCTTTAATGGTGAAATTTGCCGGGATTGGCGAGTCATCTCTTGAGCACGAACTGATTGATTTGATCGAATCCCAGAGCGATCCGACGATTGCTCCCTATGCCAAAGAAGGCGAAGTAGCAATTCGACTCACGACACGGGCGACATCGGCTGATGAAGCGGCCGAAAGATTACAGCCGCTGGAGAAGGAGATCCGGAGCAGGCTCGGGGAGCATATTTATGCGTCAGAGGATATTTCGCTTGAGCAGCATATTCTACGAACGCTAGCCACGCAAGGAAAGAAACTGGCTGTGGCGGAAAGCTGCTCAGGCGGACATTTAAGCGATATGCTGACGGCTGTACCGGGTAGCTCGGATGCGTTTGTGGGCGGGGTTATCTGCTACTCGAACGCGATGAAACATAAGCTGTTAGGGATTCCGATGGAACAGTTAGAGAGTGACGGCTCACCTGGTGCCGTTAGCGAGGAAACGGCGGCGGCTATGGCCGAGAATGTCACGGAGCTGACCGGAGCTGATTTCGGAATTTCTATTACCGGCGTGGCGGGTCCAGGTGAATCCGAAGGCAAGCCGGTT
This genomic window contains:
- a CDS encoding competence/damage-inducible protein A, translating into MKAEIIAVGTELLMGQIVNTNAQYLARGLADIGVGVYYQTVVGDNASRMKEALRLAKSRVDLVICTGGLGPTQDDLTKDVLAEVLGQSLVMHQPSLDKMIALFEGRGIPMVESNKRQALMLEHSEPLANDTGLAVGVAVTHEGTHYILLPGPPKEMKPMFDNYARRWIDSNMDNAQPLYSLMVKFAGIGESSLEHELIDLIESQSDPTIAPYAKEGEVAIRLTTRATSADEAAERLQPLEKEIRSRLGEHIYASEDISLEQHILRTLATQGKKLAVAESCSGGHLSDMLTAVPGSSDAFVGGVICYSNAMKHKLLGIPMEQLESDGSPGAVSEETAAAMAENVTELTGADFGISITGVAGPGESEGKPVGLVYVGIAKRGEKAAVVKLLQPGNRESIKLRASKNSLYHLWNLLKS